In Dyadobacter sp. NIV53, a single window of DNA contains:
- a CDS encoding sensor histidine kinase KdpD — translation MILMRAKKAEIEADLLKSTRDTMAMLSKLLAWSKSQLHGVIANPQYLNLNQLLQNTLYSESEIAARKGIELNYYFDPALTIFADADMMELIVRNFIGNAIKFTAKGGNISVFAEIVDDNCLISIKDTGIGISADQKDLLFSLKAQSTYGTKGEKGIGLGLLLCFEYITAQNGKIWFESSDQSGTCFYISIPFHGHKMSYAV, via the coding sequence ATGATATTGATGCGAGCCAAAAAAGCAGAAATTGAAGCCGATCTTTTAAAATCGACCAGAGATACAATGGCAATGCTCTCCAAGCTTCTTGCCTGGTCCAAATCCCAATTGCATGGAGTTATAGCCAATCCGCAATACCTTAACCTGAATCAGCTTCTTCAAAATACTTTATACTCTGAAAGTGAAATTGCAGCCAGGAAAGGAATAGAACTGAATTATTATTTTGATCCTGCCCTGACCATATTTGCCGATGCAGATATGATGGAATTGATCGTCCGGAATTTTATTGGAAACGCAATTAAGTTTACTGCCAAAGGTGGAAATATTAGCGTTTTCGCTGAAATTGTCGATGACAATTGTCTGATCAGTATAAAAGATACAGGAATAGGAATTTCTGCGGACCAGAAAGATCTCCTGTTTTCATTGAAAGCACAGTCTACCTATGGCACAAAAGGTGAAAAAGGAATTGGTTTGGGCCTGCTTCTTTGTTTTGAATATATCACCGCCCAAAACGGAAAGATCTGGTTTGAAAGCAGTGATCAAAGCGGAACTTGTTTTTATATTTCAATTCCTTTTCATGGGCATAAAATGTCTTATGCAGTGTAA
- a CDS encoding RNA polymerase sigma factor, giving the protein MAFLNEQFVLGCVADGDEKAFSGLFNYYNPVLFRFVFPILKSEDLAKDCCQEIFIKIWEDRGKLTDVRSFRPYLLTVGKNHSLNTLKKVFSEEKTLATFVAGYNDADHGLENRIQYEEYSRFITSILETLTPQSRQVFQLCRQQGKSYDEASEILGISRNVIKKHMVKSMRILRLAVERDLGIAFHAFMAIVFSA; this is encoded by the coding sequence ATGGCTTTTTTAAATGAACAATTTGTACTGGGTTGTGTAGCTGACGGAGATGAAAAAGCATTTTCAGGTTTGTTTAATTATTATAATCCTGTTTTGTTCCGCTTTGTGTTTCCTATTTTAAAATCGGAGGATCTGGCAAAGGATTGCTGCCAGGAAATTTTCATTAAAATTTGGGAAGACAGAGGTAAACTGACCGATGTAAGATCCTTTCGCCCCTATTTACTGACTGTCGGAAAAAACCACAGCCTGAATACTTTGAAGAAAGTATTTTCGGAAGAGAAAACGCTTGCCACTTTCGTAGCAGGTTATAATGACGCTGATCATGGCCTTGAAAACCGCATACAGTACGAAGAGTATTCCCGGTTTATTACCTCGATCCTGGAAACTCTCACACCACAAAGCCGCCAGGTATTTCAATTGTGCAGACAACAGGGCAAATCGTACGACGAAGCTTCTGAGATTCTTGGCATATCACGAAATGTGATCAAGAAACATATGGTAAAATCCATGCGTATCCTGCGTCTGGCCGTCGAACGGGATTTGGGCATCGCATTTCATGCTTTTATGGCAATCGTATTTTCAGCCTGA
- a CDS encoding FecR family protein, which yields MKNEEHLKKLVKRYLNNQATADELEVFVHLHKLGALDQILNECLDEQILYNEVIPKRWPLKRLIPVAATVTLLLMSTFLLYSNRNYLKDLFYPDALTIVETGSKEIKNVRLADGSIVTLNRNSAISFREEWSNTAREVSLTKGEAYFKIKKTADCQPFLVRTEHGLEINVLGTEFNVSDNNNATLVYLENGKVMLNTKNGQAMLSPGELASYNQAHNSINVQRVESDRSLAWKNNLFVFEDETLRDISLELEEYYGVKIELPIKGIDQLRFTGKVSRSNMNTVMSVIAETLNLKIKQNGQALTFYTLK from the coding sequence ATGAAAAATGAAGAGCATCTGAAAAAACTTGTGAAGCGTTACCTGAACAATCAGGCAACGGCGGATGAACTTGAAGTGTTTGTACATCTGCACAAACTGGGTGCACTGGATCAGATTCTGAATGAATGCCTGGACGAACAGATTTTATACAATGAAGTAATACCAAAGCGCTGGCCGTTAAAGAGATTGATACCTGTTGCAGCGACAGTAACGTTGCTTTTGATGAGTACATTTTTACTTTATTCCAATAGAAATTATTTAAAGGATTTGTTTTATCCTGATGCGCTAACTATAGTCGAAACCGGAAGTAAGGAAATAAAAAATGTAAGGCTTGCTGACGGATCAATCGTAACATTAAACAGGAACAGCGCAATAAGTTTCCGCGAAGAATGGAGCAATACTGCAAGAGAAGTATCGCTTACCAAAGGAGAGGCTTATTTTAAAATTAAAAAAACCGCCGACTGTCAGCCTTTCCTTGTCCGGACAGAACACGGCCTTGAAATAAATGTATTAGGTACAGAATTCAATGTTTCAGACAATAATAATGCAACGCTTGTTTATCTGGAAAACGGTAAAGTAATGCTCAATACAAAGAATGGGCAGGCCATGCTTTCACCGGGTGAATTAGCATCATACAATCAGGCACATAATAGTATTAATGTTCAGCGCGTTGAAAGTGACCGCAGCCTGGCCTGGAAGAATAATCTGTTTGTTTTTGAGGATGAAACACTCAGGGATATATCGCTGGAATTAGAAGAATACTATGGTGTAAAAATTGAATTACCGATAAAAGGAATTGACCAGCTCCGGTTTACCGGCAAGGTGTCAAGAAGTAACATGAACACGGTAATGAGCGTAATAGCAGAGACTTTAAACCTGAAAATCAAGCAGAACGGACAGGCGCTAACTTTTTATACTTTAAAATAA